In one window of Skermanella rosea DNA:
- the putA gene encoding bifunctional proline dehydrogenase/L-glutamate gamma-semialdehyde dehydrogenase PutA encodes MDQAVLREEINRAYFADEALTVHQRREAIRLDHAARRRITDRAEAIVRRLRTDPTPNLMETFLAEYGLSTDEGVALMCLAEAYLRVPDAPTLDALIRDKIGGADWSKHAGETDSLLVSASTWALMLTGRIFRNDSPAGPQVAGTLRRLVQRVGEPVVRSAVAQAMKVMGQQFVLGRTIEEAIRRGESRRAKGYRFSYDMLGEAARTGPDAKRYWDSYAAAIDAIARHADARAPVHDNPGISVKLSALHPRYEATQRDRVLAELVPSLHALAVKARAANIGFNIDAEEADRLSLSLDVIERVLESPDLAGWDGFGVVVQAYSKQCLPVLRWVRALADRLDRKLAVRLVKGAYWDSEIKNSQVLGLPGYPVFTRKTSTDVSYLAGARFLLDNRDRLYPQFATHNAQTAAAVLEMAGNDGGGFEFQRLHGMGQALHDRLLEEAGRPCRIYAPVGVHKDLLAYLVRRLLENGANSSFVHQLLDEDVPPDVLVRDPIAATESAAFIPNPRIPLPPDLFDGERRNSAGWNLNNPVMEAEVEAGMAPFRTARWTAAPLVGGSALDGEEFPVLNPADRADRVGTVRQADKEAAGRALEVAAAAFPAWRDRAPADRAAILDRIADLYEASTFELMAILTREAGKTRMDGVLEVREAVDFCRYYAAQARRTPDGSRGQGQGLGPFVCISPWNFPLAIFTGQVVAALVAGNTVIAKPAEQTPLVAARAVALMIEAGVPPEVLSLLPGDGATVGAALTADPRTAGVCFTGSTETAILIDRALATHGSARAPLIAETGGLNAMIVDSTALVEHAVRDIVNSAFQSAGQRCSALRAVFVQSDIRDHLLAMLEGAAMELRVGDPWNPATDVGPVIDAESRGIIEEHCRNFAKAGRVLFRHPLPGTGGDGLFVAPTAIALDRFDALEREIFGPVLHVVPFEAHEIDRVVDAVNARGYGLTLGIHSRLDDRVEEICRRARVGNIYVNRNQIGAVVGVQPFGGEGLSGTGPKAGGPHYLARFTRPVPASLPAAAGFVPPAGPGEGAGDAAAFATAARLAGPDWDARTDRAAVLGRAAALLPAALRPTAEAALAAASPAFAPAEPLPGPTGESNHLTLHGRGIALCLGGGPDPAGALAAQAFLALAAGNAAALAGSGPAAGTVVAALRKAGVPDGVAAAVTVADAAGTLRSFPGLGVVAFEGTDAEAVPLRRALAERDGRRVPLASLDDGVERFATERVVSIDTTASGGNASLLTLGDG; translated from the coding sequence ATGGACCAGGCGGTGCTGCGCGAAGAAATCAACAGGGCCTATTTCGCCGACGAAGCCCTCACCGTCCATCAACGCAGGGAGGCGATCCGGCTGGACCACGCCGCCCGGCGCAGGATTACCGACCGGGCCGAAGCGATCGTCCGCCGGCTGCGCACCGACCCGACGCCCAACCTGATGGAGACCTTCCTCGCCGAGTACGGCCTGTCCACGGACGAGGGGGTGGCGCTCATGTGCCTGGCCGAGGCCTATCTCCGGGTGCCCGACGCGCCGACCCTGGACGCGCTGATCCGCGACAAGATCGGCGGCGCCGACTGGTCCAAGCATGCCGGCGAGACCGACAGCCTGCTGGTCAGCGCCTCGACCTGGGCGCTGATGCTGACCGGCAGGATCTTCCGCAACGACTCCCCCGCCGGCCCGCAGGTCGCGGGCACCCTGCGCCGCCTGGTCCAGCGGGTGGGCGAGCCGGTGGTCCGCTCCGCGGTCGCCCAGGCGATGAAGGTGATGGGCCAGCAGTTCGTGCTCGGCCGGACCATCGAGGAGGCGATCCGGCGCGGCGAGTCGCGGCGCGCCAAGGGATACCGCTTCTCCTACGACATGCTGGGCGAGGCGGCGCGGACCGGCCCGGACGCCAAGCGCTACTGGGACAGCTACGCCGCCGCGATCGACGCCATCGCGCGCCATGCCGACGCCAGGGCGCCCGTCCACGACAATCCCGGCATCTCGGTCAAGCTGTCGGCGCTCCACCCGCGCTACGAGGCCACCCAGCGCGACCGGGTGCTGGCGGAGCTGGTGCCGAGCCTGCACGCCCTGGCGGTCAAGGCCAGGGCCGCCAACATCGGCTTCAACATCGACGCGGAGGAGGCGGACCGCCTGTCCCTGTCCCTCGACGTGATCGAACGGGTGCTGGAATCGCCCGACCTTGCGGGCTGGGACGGCTTCGGCGTGGTGGTCCAGGCCTATTCCAAGCAGTGCCTGCCGGTCCTGCGCTGGGTCCGGGCGCTGGCCGACCGGCTCGACCGCAAGCTGGCGGTGCGGCTGGTCAAGGGCGCCTACTGGGATTCGGAGATCAAGAATTCCCAGGTGCTGGGCCTGCCGGGCTATCCGGTCTTCACCCGCAAGACCTCGACCGACGTCTCCTATCTGGCGGGTGCGCGCTTCCTGCTGGACAACCGCGACCGCCTCTATCCCCAGTTCGCCACCCACAACGCCCAGACCGCCGCCGCGGTGCTGGAGATGGCCGGCAACGACGGGGGCGGGTTCGAGTTCCAGCGGCTGCACGGCATGGGCCAGGCGCTGCACGACCGGCTGCTGGAGGAAGCCGGCCGGCCGTGCCGCATCTATGCGCCGGTCGGCGTCCACAAGGACCTGCTGGCCTACCTGGTGCGCCGCCTGCTGGAGAACGGCGCCAACTCCTCCTTCGTCCACCAGCTCCTGGACGAGGACGTGCCGCCGGACGTGCTGGTCCGCGACCCCATCGCCGCGACCGAGTCGGCCGCCTTCATCCCGAACCCGAGGATCCCGCTGCCCCCGGACCTGTTCGACGGCGAGCGGCGCAACTCCGCCGGCTGGAACCTCAACAATCCCGTGATGGAAGCCGAGGTCGAAGCCGGGATGGCGCCGTTCCGCACCGCCCGCTGGACCGCGGCGCCCCTGGTCGGTGGCTCCGCCCTGGACGGGGAGGAGTTTCCGGTGCTGAACCCGGCCGACCGCGCCGACCGGGTCGGCACGGTCCGGCAGGCGGACAAGGAGGCCGCCGGCCGCGCGCTGGAGGTCGCCGCCGCCGCCTTCCCGGCCTGGCGCGACCGGGCGCCGGCCGACCGCGCCGCGATCCTGGACCGCATCGCCGACCTCTACGAGGCCAGCACCTTCGAACTGATGGCGATCCTGACGCGCGAGGCCGGCAAGACCCGCATGGACGGGGTGCTGGAAGTCCGCGAGGCGGTGGATTTCTGCCGCTACTACGCGGCGCAGGCCCGGCGGACGCCGGACGGTTCACGGGGGCAAGGACAGGGACTGGGGCCGTTCGTCTGCATCTCGCCGTGGAACTTCCCGCTGGCGATCTTCACGGGCCAGGTGGTCGCGGCCCTGGTCGCCGGCAACACCGTGATCGCCAAGCCGGCCGAGCAGACGCCCCTGGTCGCCGCCCGGGCCGTGGCGCTGATGATCGAGGCCGGCGTGCCGCCCGAGGTCCTGTCCCTGCTGCCCGGCGACGGCGCCACCGTCGGGGCCGCCCTGACCGCCGACCCTCGGACGGCGGGCGTCTGCTTCACCGGCTCGACCGAGACGGCCATCCTGATCGACCGCGCGCTGGCGACCCACGGATCGGCCCGCGCGCCGCTGATCGCCGAGACCGGCGGCCTGAACGCCATGATCGTGGACAGTACCGCCCTGGTCGAGCACGCGGTCCGCGACATCGTCAACTCGGCCTTCCAGAGCGCCGGCCAGCGCTGCTCGGCGCTCCGCGCCGTGTTCGTCCAGTCCGACATCCGGGACCACCTGCTCGCCATGCTGGAAGGGGCGGCGATGGAGCTGCGGGTCGGGGATCCCTGGAACCCCGCGACCGACGTCGGCCCGGTGATCGACGCGGAGTCGCGGGGCATCATCGAGGAGCATTGCCGAAACTTCGCGAAGGCCGGGCGGGTGCTGTTCCGCCACCCGCTACCCGGCACCGGCGGGGACGGGCTGTTCGTCGCCCCCACGGCGATCGCCCTGGACCGGTTCGACGCGCTGGAGCGGGAGATCTTCGGCCCCGTGCTGCACGTCGTTCCGTTCGAGGCGCACGAGATCGACCGGGTGGTGGATGCCGTCAACGCCCGCGGCTACGGCCTGACGCTGGGCATCCATTCCCGCCTGGACGACCGGGTCGAGGAGATCTGCCGGCGCGCCCGGGTCGGCAACATCTATGTCAACCGCAACCAGATCGGCGCGGTGGTCGGCGTCCAGCCGTTCGGCGGCGAGGGCCTGTCCGGCACCGGGCCGAAAGCCGGCGGCCCGCACTATCTCGCCCGCTTCACCCGTCCCGTCCCGGCGTCCCTGCCGGCGGCGGCCGGCTTCGTGCCGCCGGCCGGCCCGGGCGAGGGGGCAGGCGATGCCGCCGCTTTCGCCACGGCCGCCCGGCTGGCCGGGCCGGACTGGGACGCCCGCACCGACCGCGCCGCGGTCCTGGGCCGGGCAGCCGCCCTGCTGCCGGCGGCTTTGCGGCCGACGGCCGAGGCGGCGCTGGCGGCGGCCTCGCCCGCCTTCGCGCCGGCGGAACCCTTGCCCGGCCCGACCGGCGAGAGCAACCACCTGACCCTGCACGGCCGGGGCATCGCCCTCTGCCTGGGCGGGGGTCCGGACCCGGCCGGAGCCCTGGCGGCCCAGGCGTTCCTGGCGTTGGCCGCGGGCAATGCGGCGGCGCTCGCGGGGAGCGGTCCCGCGGCGGGCACCGTCGTCGCGGCCCTGCGCAAGGCCGGCGTTCCCGACGGCGTCGCCGCCGCGGTGACGGTCGCCGACGCCGCCGGAACGCTTCGGAGCTTCCCCGGCCTGGGCGTGGTCGCGTTCGAGGGGACCGACGCGGAAGCCGTCCCGCTGCGCCGGGCGCTGGCGGAGCGGGACGGCCGGCGCGTGCCGCTGGCCTCGCTTGACGACGGCGTCGAGCGGTTCGCGACCGAGCGGGTCGTCAGCATCGACACGACCGCGTCCGGCGGCAACGCCTCGCTGCTGACGCTGGGCGACGGCTGA
- a CDS encoding Lrp/AsnC ligand binding domain-containing protein: MDRIDRAILRELQQNGRISVVELAGKVNLTKTPCSERLRRLEAAGVIRRYRAELDPVALEADHVVLVQVVLRGTTADELERFNEAVRRVPEIQSCHMIAGDFDYLLKVRTRDIQHYRRLLGDTISRLPHVQQTHTFVVMETVKDDMTLPVPGG; encoded by the coding sequence ATGGACCGGATCGATCGCGCGATCCTGCGCGAGCTTCAGCAGAACGGCCGGATTTCGGTCGTGGAACTTGCCGGCAAGGTCAACCTGACCAAGACGCCCTGCTCGGAGCGGCTGAGGCGGCTGGAGGCGGCCGGCGTGATCCGGCGCTACCGCGCCGAGCTGGACCCGGTGGCGCTGGAGGCGGACCACGTGGTGCTGGTCCAGGTGGTGCTGCGCGGGACGACCGCGGACGAGCTGGAGCGCTTCAACGAGGCGGTCCGCCGGGTGCCGGAGATCCAGTCCTGCCACATGATCGCCGGCGACTTCGACTATCTGCTCAAGGTGCGGACGCGTGACATCCAGCACTACCGCCGGCTGCTGGGCGACACGATCTCGCGCCTGCCCCATGTGCAGCAGACGCACACCTTCGTGGTGATGGAGACGGTCAAGGACGACATGACCTTGCCGGTGCCGGGGGGCTGA
- a CDS encoding 4a-hydroxytetrahydrobiopterin dehydratase has protein sequence MVEKLVGARRQSALAELHGWSEVEDRDAIRKTYHFPDFATAWGFMTRVALKAEKMDHHPEWFNVYNRVEVILATHEVEGLSERDVELAHHMDGIALEHDR, from the coding sequence ATGGTCGAGAAACTGGTCGGTGCCAGGCGTCAATCGGCACTCGCGGAGCTTCACGGCTGGTCGGAGGTGGAGGATCGCGACGCGATCCGCAAGACCTATCATTTCCCCGACTTCGCGACCGCGTGGGGCTTCATGACCCGGGTCGCCCTCAAGGCGGAGAAGATGGACCACCACCCGGAATGGTTCAACGTCTACAACCGGGTCGAGGTGATCCTGGCCACCCACGAGGTGGAGGGCCTGTCCGAGCGCGACGTGGAACTGGCCCACCACATGGACGGCATCGCGCTGGAGCACGATCGCTGA
- a CDS encoding SDR family oxidoreductase has translation MRVRLKPVEDQVIVITGASSGIGLATARMAGRRGARLILAARDENALREVETDIRRDGGQAIFAVADVADEDAMMGLAETALREFGGFDTWVNNAGTSIYGKVEDTPMEDQRRLFETNYWGTVIGSRIAAKHLRRQGGALVNVGSVLSDRAVPLQATYCATKHAVKGFTNALRMELEADGAPVSVTLIKPAAVDTQLEEHARSLTGAEPLNPPPVYAPEMVAEAILHAAEHPVRELTVGSAGKLISLSEALAPRLTDRVMEAVAPGWQRSGGPLRRRTDNLYGPAGHDGDERAGRHSLVRERSYYTTAAMHPVAAAALVAGVAALGALMVGGGRQLRHRDLGYD, from the coding sequence ATGCGCGTACGACTGAAACCCGTGGAAGACCAGGTCATCGTGATCACAGGCGCCAGCAGCGGCATCGGGCTCGCGACGGCGCGGATGGCCGGCCGGCGCGGTGCGCGCCTGATCCTGGCGGCACGCGACGAGAACGCGCTGCGCGAGGTCGAGACCGACATCCGCCGCGACGGCGGCCAGGCGATCTTCGCGGTGGCCGACGTCGCCGACGAGGACGCCATGATGGGGCTGGCCGAGACGGCGCTCCGCGAGTTCGGCGGCTTCGACACCTGGGTCAACAATGCCGGCACCTCGATCTACGGCAAGGTCGAGGACACCCCGATGGAGGACCAGCGGCGGCTGTTCGAGACCAACTATTGGGGCACGGTGATCGGGTCGCGCATCGCGGCCAAGCACCTGCGCCGCCAGGGCGGCGCGCTGGTCAACGTGGGCAGCGTGCTGTCCGACCGGGCGGTGCCGCTCCAGGCGACCTATTGCGCGACCAAGCACGCGGTCAAGGGGTTCACCAACGCGTTGCGCATGGAACTGGAGGCCGACGGCGCCCCGGTCTCGGTCACGCTGATCAAGCCCGCGGCGGTCGATACCCAGCTGGAGGAGCACGCCCGGAGCCTGACCGGCGCGGAGCCGCTGAACCCACCTCCGGTCTACGCGCCGGAGATGGTCGCCGAAGCCATCCTGCACGCGGCCGAGCATCCCGTGCGGGAGCTGACCGTCGGCAGCGCCGGCAAGCTGATCTCCCTGTCGGAGGCCCTGGCACCGCGCCTGACCGACCGGGTCATGGAGGCGGTGGCCCCGGGCTGGCAGCGGAGCGGCGGACCGTTGCGGCGGCGGACCGACAACCTGTACGGCCCGGCGGGGCATGACGGCGATGAGCGCGCCGGCCGGCACAGCCTGGTCCGGGAGCGGAGCTACTATACCACGGCCGCCATGCATCCCGTCGCCGCCGCCGCCCTGGTGGCCGGGGTCGCGGCGCTGGGTGCCCTCATGGTCGGCGGCGGGCGTCAACTCCGCCACCGGGACTTGGGGTACGACTGA
- a CDS encoding c-type cytochrome has product MRLLARKLPVMMLALAGALAAGQASAQTKSIPDSHPFRQCAGCHSLDTSANAFGPTLIGVYGRQAGAVPRFAYSEAVQKSGVVWNDETLRKWIAGNDTFIPGTRMRHVAITDKAQQDELIEFLKALK; this is encoded by the coding sequence ATGAGACTGCTGGCCCGAAAACTGCCGGTAATGATGCTGGCCCTCGCAGGCGCCCTCGCCGCAGGCCAGGCATCGGCGCAGACCAAGTCCATCCCGGACAGCCATCCGTTCCGCCAATGCGCCGGCTGCCACTCGCTGGACACCTCCGCCAACGCCTTCGGCCCGACGCTGATCGGCGTCTATGGCCGCCAGGCGGGGGCGGTGCCGCGCTTCGCCTATTCCGAGGCGGTGCAGAAGTCCGGCGTGGTCTGGAACGACGAGACGCTCCGCAAATGGATCGCGGGCAACGACACCTTCATTCCCGGGACGCGCATGCGCCACGTCGCCATCACCGACAAGGCGCAGCAGGACGAGCTGATCGAGTTCCTGAAGGCCCTGAAGTGA
- a CDS encoding heme ABC transporter permease, protein MHRFANPARFLRLSGVVLPWVAGATVVLTIVGLYLALFASPPDYQQGETVRIMYIHVPAAWMALFVYTNMAIAAAVGLVWKHPLADLFSKAAAPVGAGFTAVCLITGSLWGEPMWGTWWVWDARLTSVLILFFLYLGYMALVNAFDDPTRGSKAGAILLLVGVVNVPIIKFSVDWWNTLHQPASVVKMGGPSIDPSMLWPLLIMGLAFTTYFITVVLLRVRSEIAARKIQMLRLTQAQG, encoded by the coding sequence ATGCACCGCTTCGCCAATCCCGCACGCTTTCTCCGCCTCTCCGGCGTCGTTCTGCCGTGGGTGGCGGGTGCCACCGTCGTGCTGACGATCGTCGGGCTCTATCTGGCGCTGTTCGCCTCGCCGCCCGATTACCAGCAGGGCGAAACGGTCCGGATCATGTACATCCATGTCCCGGCCGCCTGGATGGCGCTGTTCGTCTACACCAACATGGCGATCGCGGCGGCCGTCGGCCTGGTCTGGAAACATCCGCTGGCCGACCTGTTCAGCAAGGCCGCCGCCCCCGTCGGGGCCGGCTTCACGGCGGTCTGCCTGATCACGGGCAGCCTGTGGGGCGAGCCGATGTGGGGCACTTGGTGGGTCTGGGATGCCCGGCTGACCAGCGTGCTGATCCTGTTCTTCCTGTACCTGGGCTACATGGCCCTGGTGAACGCCTTCGACGACCCGACGCGCGGCTCCAAGGCCGGCGCCATCCTGCTGCTGGTCGGCGTGGTCAACGTGCCGATCATCAAGTTCTCGGTAGACTGGTGGAACACCCTGCACCAGCCGGCCAGCGTGGTGAAGATGGGCGGCCCGAGCATCGATCCCAGCATGCTGTGGCCCCTGCTGATCATGGGCCTCGCCTTCACGACCTATTTCATCACCGTCGTCCTGCTGCGCGTCCGAAGCGAGATCGCCGCCCGCAAGATCCAGATGCTCCGCCTGACCCAGGCGCAGGGGTAG
- a CDS encoding porin: MKRILLTGTALASGMLFASVAQAQITVSLGGYTEFFAGFYEDDAPGRTDREFQLETEIVIRADGKADNGLLYGAKVELQNSTGGSSTSVGTDEASVYLGGTWGRLELGDFDGAADTLKIYAPVIGIEQVDGDAYDFLGAESDTGLSLGSQIAFGIHIPNSSDATKVMYLTPRFAGFQAGVSYAPESDSQGQNVVALEDVNLSYKDWIEGGINYTGEFAGFSVAAGATISTASGQGNPVIGTLEDFTAWNVGGQVGYAGFVLGGGYVEADDFNVPTGAVENDQSVWHIGVSYTAGPIAVGASYMDAEGYKGDSSTYASDYKSYGVGVAYTLAPGLVVQSDLMFVDEDVRPATAGPTFSNEGYVFVVGTRLDF, from the coding sequence ATGAAGCGGATCCTTCTCACTGGAACGGCGTTGGCAAGCGGCATGCTGTTCGCGTCGGTTGCACAAGCCCAGATCACGGTCAGCCTTGGCGGCTATACGGAGTTCTTCGCCGGCTTCTACGAAGACGACGCGCCGGGCCGCACCGACCGTGAGTTCCAGCTCGAGACCGAGATCGTCATCCGCGCCGACGGCAAGGCCGACAACGGCCTGCTGTACGGCGCCAAGGTCGAGCTGCAGAACAGCACCGGCGGCAGCTCCACCAGCGTCGGCACCGACGAGGCGTCGGTCTATCTCGGCGGCACCTGGGGCCGGCTCGAACTCGGCGACTTCGACGGCGCCGCCGATACCCTGAAGATCTATGCCCCGGTGATCGGCATCGAGCAGGTCGACGGCGACGCCTACGATTTCCTCGGAGCGGAGTCGGATACCGGCCTCTCCCTCGGCTCGCAGATCGCGTTCGGCATCCACATCCCGAACTCCAGCGACGCGACCAAGGTCATGTACCTGACCCCGCGGTTCGCGGGCTTCCAGGCCGGCGTCAGCTATGCGCCGGAGAGCGACAGCCAGGGCCAGAACGTGGTCGCCCTGGAAGATGTGAACCTGAGCTACAAGGACTGGATCGAAGGCGGCATCAACTACACCGGCGAGTTCGCGGGCTTCTCGGTCGCGGCCGGCGCCACGATCTCGACCGCCTCGGGCCAGGGCAACCCCGTCATCGGGACCCTGGAGGACTTCACCGCTTGGAACGTCGGCGGCCAGGTCGGCTATGCCGGCTTCGTCCTGGGCGGCGGCTATGTGGAAGCCGACGATTTCAACGTCCCCACCGGCGCCGTCGAGAACGACCAGTCCGTGTGGCATATCGGCGTGAGCTACACCGCCGGCCCGATCGCGGTGGGCGCCAGCTACATGGATGCCGAAGGCTACAAGGGAGACTCCTCGACCTATGCCAGCGACTACAAGTCGTACGGCGTCGGCGTCGCCTATACCCTGGCGCCGGGCCTCGTCGTGCAGTCCGACCTGATGTTCGTCGACGAGGATGTCCGCCCGGCCACCGCCGGCCCGACCTTCAGCAACGAAGGCTACGTCTTCGTCGTGGGCACCCGCCTGGACTTCTGA
- a CDS encoding metallopeptidase family protein, translating to MTKQINASPINAPTIADIEELADQALRTIPPELLRFVGNVVIHVEDFPDEETEREMELDSPFDLLGLYRGVDLAHKSVTATPSDLDMIYLYRRPLLDYWCETGEDLAHLVRHVLIHEIGHHFGFSDDDMDAIEASVPD from the coding sequence ATGACCAAGCAAATCAATGCCTCGCCGATCAACGCGCCGACCATCGCCGACATCGAGGAACTGGCCGACCAGGCTCTCCGGACCATCCCGCCCGAACTGCTGCGCTTCGTCGGCAACGTGGTGATCCATGTGGAGGACTTCCCCGACGAGGAGACCGAGCGGGAGATGGAGCTGGACTCGCCGTTCGACCTGCTCGGCCTCTACCGGGGCGTCGACCTGGCGCACAAGAGCGTCACCGCCACGCCCAGCGACCTGGACATGATCTATCTCTACCGCCGCCCGCTGCTGGACTACTGGTGCGAGACCGGCGAGGATCTGGCCCACTTGGTCCGCCATGTCCTGATCCACGAGATCGGCCACCATTTCGGCTTCTCCGACGACGACATGGACGCGATCGAGGCGAGCGTACCGGACTGA
- a CDS encoding class I SAM-dependent methyltransferase encodes MDFALFFELHHDLPRQAPGSDALTAQALGIAAATGLLPHAPAILDAGCGPGRSALLLARETGGRVAAIDLHRPFLDELAARAASEGLADRIQPLAADMAAPPFPPGSFDLIWSEGAIYSIGFGAGLRVWRPLLKPAGLVVVTECAWLTDSPPAEALEFWTEAYPAMTTVEGNRRLAEEAGYRVIDAFTLPREAWWNEYYAPLEARIAAFRRRHAEDGAWAEVLDGSQREIDLHRHHGDSYGYVFLILARS; translated from the coding sequence ATGGATTTCGCGCTTTTCTTCGAACTTCACCACGACCTGCCGCGCCAGGCGCCCGGATCGGACGCGCTGACCGCGCAGGCGCTGGGCATCGCCGCCGCCACGGGTCTCCTGCCGCATGCACCTGCCATCCTGGATGCCGGTTGCGGCCCCGGCCGGTCCGCGCTTCTGCTGGCGCGGGAGACCGGCGGGCGGGTCGCGGCGATCGACCTGCACCGGCCCTTCCTGGACGAACTGGCCGCCCGGGCCGCCTCGGAAGGGCTGGCGGACCGGATCCAGCCGCTGGCGGCCGACATGGCGGCACCGCCGTTCCCGCCGGGATCGTTCGACCTGATCTGGTCCGAGGGGGCGATCTACTCGATCGGGTTCGGCGCCGGCCTGCGGGTCTGGCGCCCGCTGCTGAAGCCCGCCGGGCTGGTGGTGGTCACCGAATGCGCCTGGCTGACCGACTCCCCTCCGGCCGAGGCGCTGGAGTTCTGGACCGAGGCCTATCCCGCCATGACCACCGTCGAGGGCAACCGGCGGCTCGCGGAGGAGGCCGGCTATCGGGTGATCGACGCCTTCACGCTGCCGCGCGAGGCCTGGTGGAACGAATACTACGCGCCGCTGGAGGCGCGCATCGCGGCGTTCCGCCGGCGCCACGCGGAGGACGGCGCCTGGGCGGAGGTGCTGGACGGATCGCAGCGGGAAATCGACCTCCACCGCCACCACGGCGACAGCTACGGCTACGTCTTCCTGATCCTGGCCCGATCCTAG
- a CDS encoding transglutaminase-like domain-containing protein: protein MKYSVSCKLGYDVEEETVCFFNLQPAQFDRQVILDEHLDLDGGREVDRFTMGESGNRFFKVVAPPGKLMVRYRAEVDLDPLVEDPAGVGQVAPIDLPLDVLPHLNPSRFCQSDRLRAFAFRQFGGFAPGHQRVTAICNWIHDNLEYLPGSSHGTTSAVDTIIDHAGVCRDFAHLGITLCRAMDIPARYVSAYAFRLDPPDFHATFEAFLGGRWYLFDATRKAALDGLIRIGVGRDAAEVSFSSFFGKAKPDEMEVAISSPERAADGPLTTDAVSLSER, encoded by the coding sequence ATGAAATATTCGGTAAGCTGCAAGCTGGGTTACGACGTCGAGGAAGAAACGGTCTGTTTTTTCAACCTTCAGCCCGCCCAGTTCGATCGCCAGGTGATCCTGGACGAGCACCTGGACCTGGACGGCGGGCGCGAGGTCGACCGCTTCACCATGGGCGAGTCGGGCAACCGCTTCTTCAAGGTCGTCGCCCCTCCCGGCAAGCTGATGGTCCGATACCGGGCCGAGGTGGACCTGGACCCGCTGGTGGAGGACCCCGCCGGGGTCGGCCAGGTGGCGCCGATCGACCTGCCGCTCGACGTGCTGCCGCACCTGAACCCGTCGCGCTTCTGCCAGTCCGACCGGCTGCGCGCCTTCGCCTTCCGCCAGTTCGGCGGGTTCGCTCCCGGCCACCAGCGGGTGACGGCGATCTGCAACTGGATCCACGACAACCTGGAATACCTGCCGGGCAGCTCCCACGGGACGACCTCGGCGGTCGATACGATCATCGACCATGCCGGCGTCTGCCGCGACTTCGCCCATCTCGGGATCACCCTGTGCCGGGCGATGGACATTCCGGCGCGCTATGTCAGCGCCTATGCCTTCCGGCTCGACCCTCCCGACTTCCACGCGACCTTCGAGGCCTTCCTGGGCGGGCGCTGGTACCTGTTCGACGCGACCCGCAAGGCGGCGCTGGACGGGCTGATCCGGATCGGAGTCGGCCGCGACGCCGCCGAGGTGTCGTTCTCGTCCTTCTTCGGCAAGGCCAAGCCGGACGAGATGGAGGTCGCCATCAGCTCGCCCGAACGCGCCGCCGACGGGCCGCTGACGACCGACGCGGTGAGCCTGTCGGAGCGCTGA